The window TGTTGTCATCTCATTTGCTGATTTACATATTGGGTGGCAACCGATTGGAGCATAACTGCATTttgcaggcatccaaacagggTCTAATTGTTAAATTATTAATGTTAGTTGGGCAGTTCATCACCAAACTGGTTAGGGTCATGTGATTCATAGGTCACCAGCATCATCACTGAACTATTTACCCTATTATCATGAAAGGTTTATTCTATTTTGAAATGTGTATTTTGAAACGCTTCAAATACTTTACAGTACCACTATTTAATCCAACTCCACTCCCAGAGTTCCTCAGTATATGTACTTCCATGGACTCATCACAGGTTGTAGTCGGGGCGCTTCTGGGATTTGTCACAGCTGGTATTGCTTACTTGATCCATAAAGTCACTGCTCAAGCTTGATGCTGACATTCAGGAAATGCGGCTGTGTCATCTATGATCCTCAAtctgcaaaacaaagtttgtaggATGGGAAAACTACTCGAACAGCACCTGCTTGGTTATTTGAATCTGAATGTTAAACCAGAACGTCTGTAATGTATAAAATGTTGGCAGTGTTCTACATTAAACATTCTTTTCTGTTGAATTACATTACTTACAATGTGCATCTGGGTTTTCAATGTAATATTTCTTAACTAGTTGGGGggagggtgggggggggggggggggaggggggatgAGATGCAATAATTCCTGTGAGCATTGTCAGTTCCCAATTGGGAAAATTGATACTATTTCAAGAGGAATTATCAGTACTGAGTTTATCATCAGGATGTGAATGATATCATGCTGTACCTGTTCCATACAAGCGtgacccatggttcagtgatctagactgttgttCTGATGGGACACCCCATGTTCGGTGGTTGCATAAAAAATCTTCCAGGATGGGAGtttctagccatccaatctttggcctttttcCTACGGTATTGCTGGATTTGTTTTTCCTTAATCATGGTAGGCCACTGATTGAACGGTTATCTACCAGTCTGGAGGACTGATTGGGCATTCCCTGTCTGCAATGGGGGccatggggcccatcagatcaacggttcagatcatgatCCGCCTGCTCAGCTCCACTTGTATTCAATGCCAGTATCAGGACGGTGTTCATGTTTGATGCATTAGAATCCAACTATTCCTTTTGTTTCCAATATTGCCTATCAAGATATTCTTTTTGTTTCAACATCATTAACCATAGTTTTCTTACTAAAATATAGTCTGGCAATTTAGAATAATTGCTAAGAGGCTCGTATGATGATTGTTTGCGGTTTAAGAAATCTTACTGAGACCTACCATTAAAAGCCTTACCTAATCTTGAATGGATGGCATTGAGAGTTCAAAAAGAGGAAGCACGATTTTTGGAGTTTAGTTATACTCATTTTCCTAAGTGAAAGAAGAAACATCATATAGAATAAAATCAGGGAAGTTTATACTTTATGAAAATAAAGGATTATCTTGGTTCTTTTGTACTTGTTCTTTTGTTCATGTGGGTGTTGTTTTCTCCTTTTCCTTGTTGCCCTTTTGCATACATGTTGGCAGGTGAGCTGCCCAATGCTGAGATGGCTCTGGAACAGTGAACAGACCAGGACTCTGTTATGCCAGCCAGAAAGAACTACATCCTGCTGATACAGCAGGTATGCCGTTCTTATTAGATTGATTATCTTTGATGAAATAGAAGTTGTTATCCTTTGGAATCTATATGACCAGCCTCGCAGCAACCACGATAATGAACATATAGATGGTGACAGTATCAGTCTACAACCCATCTCCAATATCCTATCATTGCTGGTGCCTTGTCACCACTTCAATGAGATCATAGCCCAAAAATTGAACTCAGCTAATGGTACTAAAACTGTCCAATTAATGGCCTCTGCTAACTATCCAAAAGCACCGCATTGATCAAGCAGTTTGGAAGATCCAATTAGTGCAACTTTTGGGGGATGACCCATATTAATGGTGGCTCACTGACGTGAGTGAAAATCAAAGGGCATGTGCACAATCGAATGTAGTTATGGTTTAGGGCATGTTTAGTGATTGAATGGTAAATATGGTTTATGCATGAGTTTCAGGTACGTTTATATTTAATTTATAGATAAATATTCAAAGAGTAAGGCGCTATATCATCAACTAGGGGTAGGGGTATGGCACATCTAACTCACTTGGAGCGAGGGGATAGAGATTAGATAGAGGAAATGGAGAAATACTGGGGAGTAAGTGAAGCAGAGGGAAAGGTGGGGATATGCACAGGTGAGGGAGGGAGATCCACCTGACTGTTTCCCTTTCTGTGGTCCACTCAAGTCCTTGATCTGCTTATTTGTGGGCTGATGTCTTAACATGAGCTTGTAGAACAGATGTAGGGAGTGGATGTCATAGAGTCAACAGAGTGGCCCCCATAGAGCCTTTGTCACacgatctccctattagaaatatTGCAGTGCAGCTACACTCAAAGAGATTGGTGCGGGCAGCACGCATTAAAAGAAGTGAAAGGAGGTGGGTGCAATCTATTCCTTCCCTTTTGCAGTAAAATCTCAACCTTTACCTGCCGAGCAGCTACATTTTTCTGACAAATTTGCCGGCTCTTAACCTATGCTGTGAAGACTAACTGTGAGGGAAAAAATGTCCTAAGGTAATGGCGTTGTATACAAAGAGATTATCGACCATGAAAATGTAGAGTTATTATATTATTAGAGAACATAAACATACCACAACCAACGATGACAGTAGTCACAGACAGCAGCAAGTAACAGAAACAAGGCAGACAATATAGTTTATAGGCTTCTAGATGATGGAACCATTCAGAACTTTGAGGACACCTTGGGATGATGAAGGACGATACGGTTGTACGCATCTAGAGTCAGAAAATCATCGAGGGTAGGAGCAGTGCATTGCCTGGTGAAAATCCTGCAAGCTTCTCTATACATTCCGTGTTTAAACCTTTCCGCGCCAACCTCTCTCTCAATCCTTGCCATCTCTTCTTCCACCACCCGCCCAAATAGCTCCAAGCTCACCTTAACACCAAGACCATCACCATCCAAAACCACCCCATATTTCAACCACTGCCAGTTCTGTACCCTGCTGATCTCGGCAGTTGCAGCATCTTCCATGAGATTGTACAGAGGCACTGACCCAGTTCCAGTAAGCCAGGCTGCCAAGTACTGAATTCCAACTCGGGTGTTTAGTCGTAGGCCTTCCATCGTCCGCACTCCTCTAGGCCTCTCTAGGAGGTCTTCTTCAGTTAAACTCACAGCGTCTTCCCGCTTCATAGTTTGAATCTGGTTGGGGGCAGCGCCGGTGTTGTTCATGAAGACTTCCATGATGGTTGGGATCAGGCCAGGGTGAGCGGCCCACGTGCCATCATGACCTGCAAGTACCTCTCGTAACTTATCCTTTCGAACCAGATCTAGGGCTGCCTCGTTGGCTGCTGGATCATCTCTGATTGGAATCTGAGCTGCCTGAGAAGGCAGAAAACCTTTTGTTATGCCAACATACCAAATATGTGCATGTACTATATTATGCATGCACCATCTATAAATTCAGTGGTACAAACAACCATATAGATGCATGAACAAACACATACCAACACACATACCTAAATACAGACATACAGACTAGTTATCTACACGACGGTGAATGATCTAGCTCCACTCATTTAAGATGTTATGTAACTCGACGGTTTTCGAGCTTAGTCGCCTTGAAACTCGCTGCTGAGCTTGACTCAGTCGAGACTCGGGCAGACTTGTCGAGTCTGACTTGATCGACTCGTCACaactcaaaccaagtcactcATTGGGTGATTGCTTTTCATAATAAAAACAATAAACATGCAAAGCGTGAGATTCGAACAGCTGAACAATATCAAGTCGACCCAACCTGGCCAGGCttgagtccagttgagttttcatgtttttgaaatatggtatgtatatgtacaccCAAGCGCATACATTCGTATACACAAGAGGACACATATACATAGTTGAACCAAGATCCATGCCATTGGTTTTGAAGCCTCTTGAGGCATTGAACATGATTATGTTTCTTTCTAGTTTGCAACTTGGGTCAGTATAGATTTTGAAGAAATTTAGGGAGGAGTTATATACCATGCCGCCCATGGCATGCACGCCGCGCCTGTGGCATGTATGGATAAGGAGGTCGGAGTAGCTCCTCATGAAGTGCTGGGCCATCCCGACCTGAACACGGTCGGGAAGTAGGCGATCTGGGTGGGCCTGGAAGGTCTTGACATAGCTGAATATGTAATCCCATCTACCACAATTGAGCCCAACAGAGTGATCCCTTAGCTCATAGAGAATTTCGTCCATCTGAAACACTGCCGGAAGAGTCTCTATCAGAACTGTCACCCTGATGCTCCCTCTCTCTATTCCCGCCATCTTCTCCGCCTTCTCGAAGACACAGTTCCATATCTTAGCTTCCCTGCCAATGACAAAGATCCCTGTAAGGGGATACCATTCGCTACATAATTCTATTAGTGCTAAGCCAAATGATCAGGTATATAAACTACAAATCCATCATCTGTTCAGTATAAGTGTTATCTTCCACCATGCATTGTGGAATGATCTTGAGATAGTGGGCCGTGTTGAGTTGGATGATCGGATATACACCATAAAATGTTGCGTAGTTTTGTAGGTTATCATTACTGTCATAATGAAAACAGTGCCAATTACCTTGAATGCTCCATTTTTGGGAGGTAGAAGAAGGGTCCAAACCCGCCGCCTTGGGTGGCACGGAACCTAGCATGATTGTGGTAGAAGTAGAGGCCAAAATCGACAAGGCAGCCAGTTGCAGGCTCGCCGTCGATGAGAATGTGGGCCTCCAGCAGGTGCCACCCTCGTGGACGAACAAAGAGCTTGGCAATCTGGTCATTGAGTCTGTAGACCCTTTTCCTGGCTTGATCATGGAAGCTTATGGTCCCATCAACTGCATCCTTTAGATTGACTTGGCCTCTCATGAGGTTTTCCCAAGATGGTGAGAGCGCGTCTTCAAAATCTGCCTGCAAACACCATTTTCATGCGTCAATTCAAGCTGATAAAACTATCATAAGTAAATACAACTGCAGAGATGGATCAGGCATGATAGCATCATCTTCATTAATTTTGCAGCCATGAATGGTTAGTGATAAAATAAGAGGAGCTTCCAGGCTTGTTGTACAATGAATCTGTCTTGATTCGTAGATGGTTCAACGCTTACATGGGTTGTAAAATCGATAAAGCgagaccatccatttggtgggccttaccatggatGGCCACGGTGCAAAACGCGCTCTAATTCGATAAACCTTCTTTTTCTCCACTATCTGAGGGCCGCAATTTTGTCAGGTAGAGTTTCTTTGTACTGTGGGCCATATACAGTAAGGCCCAagagatggacgatctggattaaGTGACATTACAACCATGGAAAAGTAGAGTGGCTATGAATCAGGCCTCCAGTTCAGCAATCCAAGATTGGCTGCTGAAATGGAGACCAGGAGCCAGACATCAGGCCCATTattttcaaggtgggccatgtatTACGGGCCAATTGTAGCAAATGACTTAGGCCCCCGGGTCACCAGTCTCTGGTATCTCTACTCACGATAACGAGGTCTAAAATCCATTGCACCGCGGTCACCGAGTTTGGTCaggcggtggggcccaccttgatataggtgttgtatatccacgctatccatcagtttctccatcccattttaggacgtgggcCCAAATCtgtagcatatccaaatctcaggtggaccacaccacaggaaacagtggtgattgaccattaaaaacttcttgtgcttgaaatatgttttccattcatccgggtctgtttgaccttatcaacaggttggatggccaataaacattacggtgggccctagaaagttattaatggtaggcatttaatcacaactgtttcctgcggtgtggccgGTCTGAGGTTtgtatctgcttcagttttgggcccgcatcctaaaatgagccagaaaaaaagatgcacggcgtggatatacaagacacatcaaagtggaccccacggtCACAGCCTGACTGAACTCAGTCCGGCCCCGTCCTGATTGCTATGGATCTTTACAGTGAGGACCTGGTGTAGATGGGCCACGGAGCAAAACTTGCTTTATTGGACAGCTAGGATCATCTCACGAGTGTTTCAGCGTAACGGCCCGCCTATAGCGCGTCTCGTAAGGCGATTAGCGCCAACCGATAGGGCTATCAACGGACCATTCATCATCTGGGCCACACAGTGGATGGCGTACATCAGAAAACcagttggatgatcctagccattgatttGAAACTTTTGATGTTAAAAATGAAATACGAAGAAAGATCCGACTAAAGGGTGACATTCAACGGCCAAAAGCCCTCTGGTTGGTGCTCAAGGTCATCAGAAGCTCGATGTATGGTcccaaaatcacactgatcgaaTGATCCTAACAGTCCAACCGATATCTATCAAACAAACGGTTAAAACAAAATAATCACAGCCCAAACACAACACGTGAAatcagatggtcaagatcatctaatCAGCACGATTTTCAGGCCATGCTCCATCCTCAACAGGACCAACAATCTGGACGACCCAGATTGCTGTGCATGCATGCCATGAACGGTGGAtgagtcaatcctcacatcaacGATGTCCTGACCAACAAACTACTTACAGAACTTACTCACCATGAAAACCTTTGCTCCGGAGTTTAGTGCATTGATGATCATCTTCCTCTCGACGGGCCCTGTAATCTCCACCTTCCGATCAGCGACTGCCGGTGGGACCGACGCACAAACCCAATCCCCGTCTCTCACAAATTTAGTGGCTGGATCGAACCCTGGCAACATTCCTGCATTGTATCTCTTCTGGGTCTCTCGCCGACACTCCATCGCATACCGTATACGGCTACGGAACTCGCGTTGTAGGTGGGCCACGAATTCCAGGGCCTCCCTAGTGAGGATCCTAGCAAATTCATTATCATATCTGCCTCTGATGTCTACTCCTTCAGGAACATCgtagccatccattttcatagCCATTACAGACCTTTTTCTTCTGTTTTGCTTCTAAGCGTTTGTGAATGGTTTTGGTGTGAGGGTGGTGAGCAATATAAAGAGAAGGGATTGCAAGTAGACTCGCGCCAGGAAATGGTTCATGAGGTGATTCTTGGCCCACGTGCCATTGTTGTAGATGTGTGcgtgatctgagccgttcatcaggcGAGGGCCACGTTGAACATGCCTTGGCCCAAAATAGActaccgctctctctctctctctctctctctggtcctACTCGTTGGACTACAAGTTACCGTCCACCCAGTCCAACTGATCAAGTGAATActacatccaacccttccaataggttggaccCACCATTAGGATTACCTAATACAAAAATCAGCATCATATCCTAATCAGGTTGGCTacgccatagaaaacaatttctaACCATTGATAATAGGAAAACAGGATTGTTGTTCGTCTGATGAgcagatgtggctgatttttgtcaAAGGTTATCCACATGATGCGTCCaatctattggacgggttggatgttccACTTACATGAAAGGCTGAAAGTTATCTCAGTTGGACCGAAGAGTTTGAGACCTTTTACtaaccatctttttttttttttttttgtttgcttttGCATGCTGGgttcatctgatggatggacCAACCTGATAACTGGGCCAGGGAATTTGGACAATTTGCTCCACTCAGTGACCGAATCTCATATATGCGTGACACGTAGACACGTGTGCAGAGAACTGCTGTTGGATATCTCCTTGGGCGAAGGTTTCGTGGAGTGGATATGTATGgaatggagagagaaagagtgatgGTAATGGCCTATATTTAGAACGTGTATGACATCTTGTGCGTCAGATGGATAGCATCTGACGTAAGCTCTCGAGAAATGGAAGTATTGAGGTGACCTGTTTGATTTGTGAAGTAAATGAGAATTAGCTGGCAAacaagtaataattacttaccagcGAATTGCCCCTCGTTTCCTGTGCGCTGATGTCAGCCTTTTGGCGTTAAAATAAAGGATGGCTGTGAAAggaatatagggcccactgtgatgtccatgatgtatcaacaccgttcatcctgtatgtcagcctcatttaggtcctgaactcaaaaataagatagatcaaaagttccagtggaccacaccacaagaaacagtggaaattcagTGTTTACCGTATAAAAATTTTGTGGCGCTTAGATGTTTTggctgaagctgatatttttgtttatcCCTTATCAATTTTAAACTTAcgccctaaaatcttctgataaaatagatggacggtgtagatatgtcatacacatcacagtggggtctacAAATGCAAGCCAACTTTTTTCGAGGCGAAATTGCATTTGAAAATCCAAATAGGAGAAGAGGTAAAAATGAACTTTTGCAAGGGTATTTCCCAATTCCCttgaaatcaaacaggcccttagtgccTGTTTCGTGATGCGTTTCCGTTGGATGTGGTGGGTCCTTGGCACATGGCCTCATGCGGATTAGGTGTTATTCGGGTAAAACCTTAGTGGGTGTTTTACTTACtgtatggggcctaccttgatttgcttttgtatatcaatgccgtctatccatttttccatgtcattttaggaagtgattccaaaacttaagcagatataactctcaggtgcaccacaccactggaaaatttggtgaatgatcattaaaagcttttcgTGGACCATAATTTGTTTTATCaagtttatttttatattttcgtttcatccaggtctgttcaaccttatcaatgggttggatggaaaagaaacatttgGATGGGTATTACTATGGACCCtaccaagtttttaatggtgtgcgttgagtcaccactttttcctgtggtgtgacccacgtgatgcatgcatgaaatccaacacgtccatcagaAGCTTCAGAGCATATTACCCCTAGGACCGGCACATCAGGCCGATCCTcgtattaggtggaccacatcacagggaatAGGTTGAGAGATAAAGTCCACCCTCGatttgattgtgtggcccacaggGTTCTGTATATGGAATCCATGCCATTCAGATCTTAATCTGGCGTGAACGAGAGGTGTGGCCAAACTTCCGGCTGTTTTGAAACTATGATGGCCCCGAATCACATAAAAGGATGAGCGTTTGATCTTAAAATTTTCCTTCTACTGtcgcccacctgaaatttgggtcAGGCTGATTTATAACACGAGGTAAGTCATCTGATGGACGAGGCGGATGTGTCTATCACCCAAACTATTCTAAAGTTCACTGGTAAATAGATTGTGTTTAAACGTTGAGATCATAAGTTAAAGTGCCCATATGATATGACGCGAGTTGTTGATTCCACAACTTAGTGGTAGATAAACTCCGTTTAAATGATGACATCATAAGTTAAAGTGCCGTGCCCATATGATGCATTCCACAGCTCAGTGATAAAGAGACTGCGCTTAAATGATGAGATCATAAGTTACAGTGCCTGTATAATGGGACTGTACTGTGTAAAAGAAAAGGAATACAACTTATAAGATGGGATTGGCTTCGACCTAAATTTTAAAGGTTTGTGCTAGGCCTATTCAAAATGTGAGCTATTTAAGTGATTGGGTAAA is drawn from Magnolia sinica isolate HGM2019 chromosome 5, MsV1, whole genome shotgun sequence and contains these coding sequences:
- the LOC131246281 gene encoding malate synthase, glyoxysomal yields the protein MAMKMDGYDVPEGVDIRGRYDNEFARILTREALEFVAHLQREFRSRIRYAMECRRETQKRYNAGMLPGFDPATKFVRDGDWVCASVPPAVADRKVEITGPVERKMIINALNSGAKVFMADFEDALSPSWENLMRGQVNLKDAVDGTISFHDQARKRVYRLNDQIAKLFVRPRGWHLLEAHILIDGEPATGCLVDFGLYFYHNHARFRATQGGGFGPFFYLPKMEHSREAKIWNCVFEKAEKMAGIERGSIRVTVLIETLPAVFQMDEILYELRDHSVGLNCGRWDYIFSYVKTFQAHPDRLLPDRVQVGMAQHFMRSYSDLLIHTCHRRGVHAMGGMAAQIPIRDDPAANEAALDLVRKDKLREVLAGHDGTWAAHPGLIPTIMEVFMNNTGAAPNQIQTMKREDAVSLTEEDLLERPRGVRTMEGLRLNTRVGIQYLAAWLTGTGSVPLYNLMEDAATAEISRVQNWQWLKYGVVLDGDGLGVKVSLELFGRVVEEEMARIEREVGAERFKHGMYREACRIFTRQCTAPTLDDFLTLDAYNRIVLHHPKVSSKF